A window of the Streptomyces finlayi genome harbors these coding sequences:
- a CDS encoding nicotinate phosphoribosyltransferase yields the protein MNSADLGRRVGVPSTALFTDQYELTMVQAALKAGTADRHSVFEAFTRRLPEGRRYGVVGGTGRVLDAVENFHFDDEMLTFLRERDVVDAPTLEWLADYRFSGDIWGYREGEVYFPGSPILRVEGSFAECVLLETVILSILNHDSAIAAAASRMSVAAGGRGLIEMGARRTHELSAVASARAAYVGGFDTTSDLAAGFRYGIPTVGTSAHAFTLLHDTERDAFQAQVDSLGRNTTLLVDTYDVTEAVRTAVEIAGTELGAVRIDSGDLLLVAHRVRQQLDELGATETKIVVTSDLDEYAIASLAAAPVDAYGVGTQLVTGSGHPTCSMVYKLVARAGSADPADTLRPVAKKSMGGKSSVGGRKWAARRLDEHGVAEAEVIGTGPVPAELAGRQLLVELVRGGEVIAREPLEAARVRHIAAREGLPMSASQLSRGEPVIPTEYV from the coding sequence ATGAACTCAGCGGACCTTGGGCGACGGGTCGGTGTGCCGTCGACCGCACTCTTCACCGACCAGTACGAGCTCACGATGGTGCAGGCGGCGCTGAAGGCCGGCACGGCTGACCGGCACTCGGTGTTCGAGGCATTCACGCGGCGGCTGCCCGAGGGGCGGCGGTACGGCGTGGTCGGAGGGACCGGGCGGGTGCTCGACGCGGTGGAGAACTTCCACTTCGACGACGAGATGCTGACCTTCCTCCGCGAACGGGACGTCGTCGACGCGCCGACCCTCGAATGGCTCGCCGACTACCGTTTCAGCGGCGACATCTGGGGTTACCGGGAGGGCGAGGTGTACTTCCCCGGCTCGCCGATCCTGCGGGTCGAGGGCTCCTTCGCCGAGTGCGTACTGCTGGAGACCGTGATCCTCTCCATCCTCAACCACGACTCGGCGATCGCCGCCGCGGCTTCCCGGATGTCGGTCGCGGCCGGCGGCCGGGGACTGATCGAGATGGGCGCCCGCCGCACGCACGAACTGTCCGCGGTGGCCTCGGCACGGGCCGCGTACGTCGGCGGCTTCGACACCACGTCCGACCTGGCCGCCGGCTTCCGGTACGGCATCCCGACCGTCGGCACCAGCGCCCACGCCTTCACCCTGCTCCACGACACCGAGCGCGACGCGTTCCAGGCCCAGGTCGACTCCCTCGGCCGGAACACGACCCTGCTCGTCGACACGTACGACGTGACCGAGGCGGTCCGTACGGCGGTGGAGATCGCCGGTACGGAACTCGGGGCCGTACGGATCGACTCCGGGGACCTGCTCCTGGTCGCACACCGGGTGCGCCAGCAGCTGGACGAGCTGGGCGCCACCGAGACGAAGATCGTGGTGACCTCCGACCTGGACGAGTACGCCATCGCCTCGCTGGCCGCGGCGCCGGTCGACGCCTACGGGGTGGGCACCCAGCTGGTCACGGGCAGCGGTCACCCGACCTGCTCGATGGTCTACAAGCTGGTCGCCCGCGCCGGCTCCGCCGACCCGGCGGACACCCTGCGTCCGGTCGCCAAGAAGTCGATGGGCGGCAAGTCCTCGGTGGGCGGCCGCAAGTGGGCCGCGCGCCGGCTGGACGAGCACGGGGTGGCCGAGGCCGAGGTGATCGGCACCGGACCGGTTCCGGCGGAGCTGGCCGGCCGGCAGCTGCTGGTGGAGCTGGTGCGCGGCGGCGAGGTGATCGCGCGCGAACCGCTGGAGGCGGCCCGGGTCCGGCACATCGCCGCCCGCGAGGGGCTGCCGATGTCGGCGAGCCAGCTGTCGCGCGGCGAGCCGGTGATTCCCACCGAGTACGTGTGA
- the clpS gene encoding ATP-dependent Clp protease adapter ClpS, protein MSVAAPVEIERPESAEETSVVPEPDVPWVTLVHNDPVNLMSYVTYVFQAYFGYSKDKAHKLMLDVHQKGRAVVSSGSREEMERDVQAMHGYGLWATLTQDRN, encoded by the coding sequence GTGAGCGTTGCTGCCCCCGTAGAGATCGAACGTCCCGAATCGGCCGAGGAGACCTCCGTCGTTCCCGAGCCCGACGTCCCCTGGGTGACGCTGGTGCACAACGACCCGGTCAACCTCATGAGCTATGTGACCTATGTCTTCCAGGCGTACTTCGGCTACTCCAAGGACAAGGCCCACAAGCTGATGCTGGACGTCCACCAGAAGGGCCGCGCCGTCGTCTCCAGCGGAAGTCGCGAGGAGATGGAGCGCGATGTCCAGGCCATGCACGGGTACGGCCTCTGGGCGACCCTGACCCAGGACCGCAACTAG
- a CDS encoding DUF2017 domain-containing protein, with amino-acid sequence MAGHFEATPGGGAAVALDEVEIAILRSLAVQLLELIGPGDEPAEGEDPLAALFAEGPSEPPSDPALARLFPEAYGDEDKELREASAEFRRFTENDLRSRKRDDALAVVRTLDSLSPGGDGGAVLSLTAEECRHWLGSLNDLRLTIGARLEVSDEDGAEEGSLYRLPDSDPRKPMVMAYLWLGALQETLIETLMP; translated from the coding sequence ATGGCCGGCCATTTCGAGGCCACCCCCGGCGGCGGCGCGGCCGTCGCGCTCGACGAGGTCGAGATCGCCATCCTGCGGTCCCTCGCCGTCCAGCTGCTCGAACTCATCGGTCCGGGCGACGAACCCGCCGAGGGCGAGGACCCCCTCGCCGCCCTCTTCGCCGAAGGGCCCAGCGAACCGCCCTCCGACCCCGCCCTGGCCCGGCTCTTCCCCGAGGCGTACGGGGACGAGGACAAGGAGCTGCGCGAGGCGTCCGCCGAATTCCGCCGCTTCACCGAGAACGACCTGCGCAGCCGCAAGCGCGACGACGCCCTCGCCGTCGTCAGAACCCTGGACTCGCTCTCACCCGGCGGCGACGGCGGCGCCGTCCTCAGCCTCACCGCCGAGGAGTGCCGGCACTGGCTGGGCTCCCTCAACGACCTCCGGCTGACCATCGGCGCCCGCCTGGAGGTCTCCGACGAGGACGGCGCCGAGGAGGGCTCGCTCTACCGCCTTCCCGACAGCGACCCACGCAAGCCCATGGTCATGGCCTACCTCTGGCTCGGCGCTCTCCAGGAAACGCTCATCGAGACCCTGATGCCGTAG
- a CDS encoding Mov34/MPN/PAD-1 family protein, whose translation MLTLTQALYDQIVAHSRADHPDEACGVVAGPAGTGRAERFIPMLNAARSPTFYEFDSGDLLKLYREMDDRDEEPVIIYHSHTATEAYPSRTDLTYANEPGAHYVLVSTADTDEAGPFQFRSYRIVDGEITEEDVEVVEAY comes from the coding sequence ATGCTGACCCTTACCCAGGCGCTGTACGACCAGATCGTCGCGCACTCCCGCGCAGACCACCCCGACGAGGCGTGCGGCGTGGTGGCGGGCCCGGCCGGAACGGGCCGCGCCGAACGCTTCATCCCCATGCTCAACGCCGCACGCTCGCCCACGTTCTACGAATTCGACTCGGGCGACCTGCTGAAGCTCTACCGCGAGATGGACGACCGCGACGAAGAGCCCGTGATCATCTACCACTCGCACACGGCGACCGAGGCCTACCCCTCGCGCACCGACCTCACGTACGCCAACGAGCCCGGGGCCCACTACGTCCTCGTCTCCACCGCGGACACCGACGAGGCGGGCCCCTTCCAGTTCCGCTCCTACCGCATCGTCGACGGCGAGATCACCGAAGAGGACGTCGAGGTCGTCGAGGCGTACTGA
- a CDS encoding putative leader peptide: protein MVLHDVSDKTPGMMLVARLHVDLCRLSSAMCPGCSLPPSRTV, encoded by the coding sequence ATGGTTCTCCATGACGTGAGCGACAAGACGCCGGGCATGATGCTCGTCGCGCGGCTGCACGTCGACCTGTGCAGGCTCTCCAGCGCGATGTGTCCCGGCTGCAGCCTGCCCCCGAGCCGTACGGTCTGA
- a CDS encoding MoaD/ThiS family protein, which produces MAIEVRIPTILRTYTDGAKAVEGSGATVADLFTDLESRHTGIHERIVDGGELRRFVNVYLNDEDVRFLDGIDTQLSDGDNITILPAVAGGMR; this is translated from the coding sequence ATGGCCATCGAGGTCCGCATCCCGACCATCCTCCGCACCTACACCGACGGCGCCAAGGCGGTCGAGGGCAGCGGAGCGACCGTCGCCGACCTGTTCACCGACCTGGAGAGCCGCCACACCGGCATCCACGAGCGCATCGTCGACGGCGGCGAACTCCGCCGCTTCGTGAACGTCTACCTCAACGACGAAGACGTCCGCTTCCTCGACGGCATCGACACCCAGCTGAGCGACGGCGACAACATCACCATCCTCCCGGCCGTCGCCGGCGGCATGCGCTGA
- a CDS encoding PLP-dependent cysteine synthase family protein: MRYDSPLAAVGNTPLVRLPRLSPSDDVRIWAKLEDRNPTGSIKDRPALHMVEQAEKDGRLTPGCTILEPTSGNTGISLAMAAKLKGYRIVCVMPENTSQERRDLLTMWGAEIIPSSAAGGSNTAVRVAKELAAEHPDWVMLYQYGNPDNAGAHYATTGPEILADLPSITHFVAGLGTTGTLMGVGRYLREHVEGIKIVAAEPRYDDLVYGLRNLDEGFVPELYDASVLTTRFSVGSADAVTRTRELLQQEGIFAGVSTGAALHAAIGVGNKAVKAGEPADIVFVVADGGWKYLSTGVYTAPTTEAAIETLQGQLWA; encoded by the coding sequence ATGCGGTACGACTCCCCGCTGGCGGCCGTGGGCAACACGCCCCTCGTCCGCCTGCCCCGGCTGTCCCCGTCCGACGACGTACGCATCTGGGCCAAGCTGGAGGACCGCAACCCCACCGGCTCGATCAAGGACCGCCCCGCGCTCCACATGGTCGAGCAGGCGGAGAAGGACGGCCGCCTCACCCCGGGCTGCACGATCCTCGAACCCACCAGCGGCAACACCGGCATCTCGCTCGCCATGGCCGCCAAGCTCAAGGGCTACCGCATCGTCTGCGTCATGCCCGAGAACACCTCGCAGGAACGCCGCGACCTGCTCACCATGTGGGGCGCCGAGATCATCCCGTCCTCGGCGGCGGGCGGCTCCAACACGGCCGTCCGCGTCGCCAAGGAACTCGCGGCCGAACACCCCGACTGGGTGATGCTCTACCAGTACGGCAACCCGGACAACGCGGGCGCCCACTACGCGACGACCGGCCCGGAGATCCTCGCGGACCTCCCGTCCATCACCCACTTCGTCGCCGGCCTCGGCACGACGGGCACCCTCATGGGCGTGGGCCGCTACCTGCGCGAACACGTCGAAGGCATCAAGATCGTCGCCGCCGAACCGCGCTACGACGACCTCGTCTACGGCCTGCGCAACCTCGACGAGGGCTTCGTCCCCGAGCTGTACGACGCCTCGGTCCTCACCACCCGCTTCTCGGTCGGCTCCGCCGACGCGGTCACCCGCACCCGCGAACTCCTCCAGCAGGAGGGCATATTCGCGGGCGTCTCCACGGGCGCCGCCCTGCACGCGGCGATCGGCGTCGGCAACAAGGCCGTGAAGGCCGGTGAACCGGCCGACATCGTCTTCGTCGTCGCCGACGGCGGCTGGAAGTACCTGTCGACGGGCGTCTACACGGCGCCCACCACGGAAGCGGCCATCGAAACGCTGCAGGGCCAGCTCTGGGCGTAA
- a CDS encoding type II toxin-antitoxin system PemK/MazF family toxin yields the protein MNTSWWVALVAVVLLALVVAVVDGRGRGGRGRPGGRTRPPGRPAGPRRTGESPRPGEIWWAEVPYEDGPGSKDRPCLVLSVRRGTAVVAKITSKHHAERPGVIALPPGTVGDAQGRTSYLEPDETRRVAVRGFRRRVGVVDAGVWARVRTSG from the coding sequence ATGAACACGTCCTGGTGGGTGGCTCTCGTCGCGGTCGTACTGCTCGCACTGGTCGTCGCGGTGGTGGACGGCCGGGGGCGCGGCGGCCGGGGCCGTCCGGGCGGGCGGACCCGTCCGCCGGGTCGTCCGGCGGGTCCGCGGCGGACCGGGGAGTCGCCTCGGCCGGGCGAGATCTGGTGGGCGGAGGTGCCGTACGAGGACGGGCCCGGGTCGAAGGACCGGCCGTGTCTCGTGCTGTCGGTACGGCGCGGCACGGCCGTCGTCGCGAAGATCACCAGCAAGCACCACGCGGAGCGCCCCGGGGTGATCGCGCTGCCGCCGGGGACGGTGGGGGACGCGCAGGGGCGGACGAGCTATCTGGAGCCGGACGAGACGCGGAGGGTCGCGGTGCGGGGGTTCCGGCGGAGGGTGGGTGTGGTGGACGCGGGGGTGTGGGCGCGGGTGCGGACGTCGGGGTGA
- a CDS encoding MBL fold metallo-hydrolase has protein sequence MKLTVVGCSGSFPSAGSACSSYLVEADGFRLLLDMGNGALGELQRHVGLYDLDAIFLSHLHADHCIDMCAYFVVRYYRHDGGRPASIPVYGPDGTEQRLTTAHADTPSDRAMSEVFDFHTLKSGSFEIGPFSVRTEQLCHPVETFGIRVEHGGRTLTYSGDTGSCEALDELAEGADLFLCEASFVDGKEDIPDLHLNGREAGEYAARAGAGRLVLTHIPPWTDAARNVADARRVYDGPVELAAPGAVYEV, from the coding sequence ATGAAGCTCACCGTCGTCGGCTGCTCCGGCTCGTTCCCGTCCGCGGGTTCGGCTTGCTCGAGCTACCTCGTAGAGGCCGACGGCTTCCGGCTGCTCCTCGACATGGGTAACGGCGCCCTCGGCGAGCTCCAGCGCCACGTCGGTCTCTACGACCTCGACGCGATCTTCCTCAGCCACCTCCACGCCGACCACTGCATCGACATGTGCGCGTACTTCGTCGTGCGCTACTACCGGCACGACGGCGGGCGCCCCGCGTCCATCCCGGTGTACGGCCCCGACGGCACCGAACAACGGCTGACCACGGCCCACGCCGACACACCCTCGGACCGGGCGATGAGCGAGGTCTTCGACTTCCACACGCTCAAGTCGGGATCGTTCGAGATCGGCCCCTTCTCCGTCCGTACGGAGCAGCTCTGCCACCCGGTCGAGACGTTCGGCATCCGGGTCGAGCACGGCGGCCGGACGCTCACGTACTCCGGCGACACCGGCTCCTGCGAGGCCCTGGACGAACTTGCCGAGGGCGCGGACCTGTTCCTCTGCGAGGCGTCCTTCGTCGACGGCAAGGAAGACATTCCCGATCTTCACCTGAACGGCCGTGAGGCGGGTGAGTACGCCGCGCGCGCCGGAGCCGGCCGCCTCGTCCTCACGCACATCCCGCCGTGGACGGACGCCGCCCGCAACGTGGCCGACGCCCGCAGGGTGTACGACGGCCCGGTCGAGCTGGCGGCCCCCGGCGCGGTCTACGAGGTCTAG
- a CDS encoding PTS transporter subunit EIIC, translating into MSTATDSAAPAKKRGAGLFQGLQKVGRSLQLPIAVLPAAGILLRLGQPDVFGAEGLGWGKVATVFASAGDAVFANLPLLFCVGIAIGFAKKADGSTALAALVGFLVYKSVLTAFPTSDAVVNTTANKGVDVAATYNDPKVFGGIIMGLLAAVIWQRYHRTKLVDWLGFFNGRRLVPIIMAFVGTIMGVLFGLVWEPIGDLITNFGEWMTGLGAVGAGIFGVVNRALLPVGMHQFVNTVAWQEIGSFKDSAGAVWHGDLPRFFHNDPTAGQFMSGFFPIMMFALPAAALAITHCARPERRKAVGGMMMSLALTSFVTGITEPIEFAFMFIAPLLYVIHAVLTAVSMAVTWGLGVHHGFSFSAGAIDYFLNWNLATKPWLIIPIGLVFAVIYYVVFRFAITKFNLTTPGREPEEEVEDLTKA; encoded by the coding sequence ATGAGTACGGCCACCGATTCGGCGGCCCCCGCGAAGAAGCGGGGCGCCGGCCTGTTCCAGGGCCTGCAGAAGGTGGGACGCAGCCTCCAGCTGCCGATCGCCGTGCTGCCCGCCGCAGGCATTCTGCTCCGCCTCGGCCAGCCCGACGTCTTCGGGGCCGAAGGCCTCGGCTGGGGCAAGGTCGCCACGGTCTTCGCGTCCGCCGGTGACGCGGTCTTCGCCAACTTGCCGCTGCTGTTCTGCGTCGGTATCGCCATCGGCTTCGCCAAGAAGGCCGACGGCTCCACCGCACTGGCCGCCCTGGTCGGCTTCCTGGTCTACAAGAGCGTGCTGACCGCGTTCCCGACCTCGGACGCCGTCGTCAACACCACGGCGAACAAGGGTGTCGACGTCGCCGCGACGTACAACGACCCCAAGGTCTTCGGCGGCATCATCATGGGCCTCCTGGCCGCCGTCATATGGCAGCGCTACCACCGCACCAAGCTGGTGGACTGGCTCGGCTTCTTCAACGGCCGCCGCCTCGTCCCGATCATCATGGCCTTCGTGGGCACGATCATGGGTGTCCTCTTCGGCCTCGTCTGGGAGCCGATCGGTGACCTCATCACCAACTTCGGTGAGTGGATGACCGGTCTGGGCGCCGTCGGCGCCGGCATCTTCGGTGTCGTCAACCGTGCCCTGCTGCCCGTCGGCATGCACCAGTTCGTCAACACGGTGGCCTGGCAGGAGATCGGTTCCTTCAAGGACTCCGCGGGTGCCGTGTGGCACGGCGACCTGCCGCGCTTCTTCCACAACGACCCCACCGCCGGGCAGTTCATGTCCGGCTTCTTCCCGATCATGATGTTCGCCCTGCCTGCCGCCGCCCTGGCGATCACGCACTGCGCACGCCCCGAGCGCCGCAAGGCCGTCGGCGGCATGATGATGTCCCTCGCGCTGACCTCGTTCGTCACCGGCATCACGGAGCCGATCGAGTTCGCGTTCATGTTCATCGCGCCGCTGCTGTACGTGATCCACGCGGTGCTCACCGCCGTCTCCATGGCCGTCACCTGGGGGCTGGGCGTGCACCACGGCTTCAGCTTCTCGGCCGGTGCGATCGACTACTTCCTGAACTGGAACCTGGCGACCAAGCCCTGGTTGATCATCCCGATCGGTCTGGTCTTCGCGGTGATCTACTACGTGGTCTTCCGCTTCGCCATCACCAAGTTCAACCTCACCACCCCGGGCCGCGAGCCCGAGGAAGAGGTCGAGGACCTGACCAAGGCGTAA
- a CDS encoding PTS transporter subunit EIIC codes for MSSSSAAVPTRKWWSGLFQGLQKMGRSLQLPIAVLPAAGILNRLGQPDVFGADGLGWTNVAKVFAAAGGALLDSGLGLPLLFCVGVAIGMAKKSDGSTALAAVTGFLVYYAVLRAFPVDCEGATTYSGAGMWAGVCVADDTTVTPAAYQNPGVFGGIVMGLTSAWFWQRFHRVKLVDWLGFFNGRRLVPIIMAFVGLVFAGLGAWLWQPVGDGLISFSEWLVDLNWLGSGIFGVANRALLVFGLHQFLNTFVWFQFGDFTKPDGTVVHGDINRFLAGDPTAGQFTTGFFPIMMFALPAAALAIYHCAKPHRRKAVGGLMVSVGLTSFVTGITEPIEYSFLFVAPLLYAIHAVLTGVSMAVTWALGVKDGFSFSAGLIDYVINWSLATKPWLIIPIGLAFAVVYYVIFRFAITKFNLQTPGREPDEVEEEIEKNLTK; via the coding sequence ATGAGCTCCAGCAGCGCAGCAGTGCCGACACGGAAGTGGTGGAGCGGCCTCTTCCAGGGCCTGCAGAAGATGGGCCGCAGCCTCCAGTTGCCGATCGCGGTGCTGCCGGCCGCGGGCATCCTCAACCGGCTCGGCCAGCCGGACGTCTTCGGCGCCGACGGCCTGGGCTGGACGAACGTCGCCAAGGTGTTCGCGGCGGCGGGCGGTGCGCTGCTCGACTCAGGTCTCGGTCTGCCGCTCCTGTTCTGCGTGGGTGTCGCCATCGGCATGGCGAAGAAGTCGGACGGCTCCACGGCGCTCGCGGCGGTGACCGGCTTCCTCGTCTACTACGCGGTGCTGCGCGCGTTCCCGGTGGACTGCGAGGGCGCTACGACGTACAGCGGTGCGGGGATGTGGGCGGGTGTCTGCGTCGCCGACGACACCACGGTTACACCGGCCGCGTACCAGAATCCCGGGGTGTTCGGCGGCATCGTGATGGGCCTGACGTCGGCCTGGTTCTGGCAGCGGTTCCACCGCGTCAAGCTGGTGGACTGGCTGGGCTTCTTCAACGGCCGCCGACTCGTCCCGATCATCATGGCGTTCGTCGGCCTGGTCTTCGCGGGCCTCGGCGCCTGGCTGTGGCAGCCGGTCGGTGACGGTCTCATCAGCTTCTCCGAGTGGCTGGTGGACCTGAACTGGCTGGGATCCGGCATCTTCGGTGTCGCCAACCGCGCGCTGCTGGTGTTCGGCCTCCACCAGTTCCTCAACACGTTCGTCTGGTTCCAGTTCGGCGACTTCACCAAGCCCGACGGCACCGTCGTACATGGTGACATCAACCGGTTCCTGGCCGGTGACCCGACGGCCGGCCAGTTCACCACGGGCTTCTTCCCGATCATGATGTTCGCCCTGCCGGCCGCGGCCCTGGCGATCTACCACTGCGCGAAGCCGCACCGGCGCAAGGCGGTCGGCGGTCTGATGGTCTCGGTGGGTCTGACGTCGTTCGTGACGGGCATCACCGAGCCGATCGAGTACTCGTTCCTCTTCGTGGCGCCCCTGTTGTACGCGATCCACGCGGTGCTCACCGGTGTCTCGATGGCGGTGACGTGGGCGCTCGGGGTGAAGGACGGCTTCAGCTTCTCGGCGGGCCTGATCGACTACGTCATCAACTGGAGCCTGGCGACCAAACCCTGGCTGATCATTCCGATCGGCCTGGCCTTCGCCGTCGTGTACTACGTGATCTTCCGGTTCGCAATCACCAAGTTCAACCTCCAGACCCCCGGGCGGGAGCCCGACGAGGTCGAGGAGGAGATCGAGAAGAATCTCACGAAGTAG
- a CDS encoding glucose PTS transporter subunit EIIB, whose amino-acid sequence MASKAEKIVAGLGGIENIDEIEGCITRLRTEVHDAGKVDEAALKAAGAHGVVKMGTAIQVVIGTDADPIAADIEDMM is encoded by the coding sequence ATGGCCAGCAAGGCTGAGAAGATCGTCGCCGGGCTCGGCGGTATCGAGAACATCGACGAGATCGAAGGCTGCATCACCCGCCTCCGCACCGAAGTCCACGACGCCGGCAAGGTCGACGAAGCCGCTCTCAAGGCCGCCGGAGCCCACGGCGTCGTCAAGATGGGCACCGCCATCCAGGTCGTCATCGGCACCGACGCCGACCCCATCGCCGCAGACATCGAAGACATGATGTGA
- the rph gene encoding ribonuclease PH, with protein MSRIDGRTPEQLRPVTIERGWSKHAEGSVLISFGDTRVFCTASVTEGVPRWRKGSGEGWVTAEYSMLPRSTNTRGDRESVRGKIGGRTHEISRLIGRSLRAVIDYKALGENTIVLDCDVLQADGGTRTAAITGAYVALADAIAWAQTKKIIKAGRKPLTGTVSAISVGIVDGTPLLDLCYEEDVRADTDMNVVCTGDGRFVEVQGTAEAEPFDRKELNVLLDLATAGCDNLTALQLEALARTLGE; from the coding sequence ATGTCTCGCATCGACGGCCGCACCCCCGAACAGCTCCGTCCCGTCACCATCGAACGCGGATGGAGCAAGCACGCCGAAGGATCCGTACTCATCTCCTTCGGCGACACCAGAGTCTTCTGCACCGCCTCCGTCACCGAAGGCGTCCCGCGCTGGCGCAAGGGCAGCGGCGAAGGCTGGGTCACCGCCGAGTACTCGATGCTGCCCCGCTCCACCAACACCCGCGGCGACCGCGAATCCGTTCGCGGCAAGATCGGCGGACGCACCCACGAGATCAGCCGGCTCATCGGCCGTTCCCTGCGCGCGGTCATCGACTACAAGGCACTCGGCGAGAACACCATCGTCCTGGACTGCGACGTCCTCCAGGCCGACGGCGGCACCCGCACCGCGGCCATCACCGGTGCCTACGTCGCCCTCGCCGACGCCATCGCCTGGGCCCAGACGAAGAAGATCATCAAGGCCGGCCGCAAGCCGCTGACCGGCACCGTCTCCGCCATCAGCGTCGGCATCGTCGACGGCACCCCCCTTCTCGACCTCTGCTACGAGGAGGACGTCCGCGCCGACACCGACATGAACGTCGTCTGTACGGGCGACGGCCGCTTCGTCGAGGTCCAGGGCACCGCCGAGGCCGAGCCCTTCGACCGCAAGGAGCTCAACGTGCTCCTCGACCTCGCCACCGCGGGCTGCGACAACCTCACCGCACTCCAGCTCGAAGCCCTCGCCCGCACCCTCGGCGAGTAG
- the rdgB gene encoding RdgB/HAM1 family non-canonical purine NTP pyrophosphatase, whose product MTRLILATRNAGKITELHAILADAGLSHDLVGADAYPDIPDVKETGVTFAENALLKAHTLARATGHPAIADDSGLCVDVLGGAPGIFSARWAGAHGDDKANLDLLLAQLADIDDPHRTAYFACAAALALPDGTERVVEGRLPGTLRHTPSGTNGFGYDPVLQPNGESRTCAELTAAEKNAISHRGKAFRALVPVVRELVG is encoded by the coding sequence ATGACGCGCCTCATCCTCGCCACCCGCAACGCCGGGAAGATCACCGAACTCCACGCGATCCTCGCCGACGCAGGTCTCAGCCACGACCTCGTCGGCGCGGACGCGTACCCCGACATCCCCGACGTCAAGGAAACCGGCGTCACCTTCGCGGAGAACGCCCTCCTCAAGGCCCACACCCTCGCCCGCGCCACCGGCCACCCGGCCATCGCCGACGACTCCGGTCTCTGCGTCGACGTACTCGGCGGCGCCCCCGGCATCTTCTCCGCCCGCTGGGCCGGCGCCCACGGCGACGACAAGGCCAACCTGGACCTGCTCCTGGCCCAACTCGCCGACATCGACGACCCGCACCGCACGGCCTACTTCGCCTGCGCGGCAGCGCTCGCCCTCCCCGACGGCACGGAACGCGTGGTCGAAGGCCGCCTCCCGGGCACCCTGCGCCACACCCCGTCCGGCACGAACGGCTTCGGTTACGACCCGGTCCTCCAGCCGAACGGCGAATCGCGAACCTGCGCGGAACTGACGGCGGCGGAGAAGAACGCGATCAGCCACCGGGGCAAGGCGTTCCGGGCGCTGGTGCCGGTGGTGCGGGAGCTGGTGGGCTGA
- the bcp gene encoding thioredoxin-dependent thiol peroxidase, which produces MSERLQPGDTAPAFTLPDADGNEISLADHKGRKVIVYFYPSALTPGCTKQACDFTDNLDLLAGAGYDVIGVSPDKPEKLAKFREKENLKVTLVADPTRETVEAYGAFGEKKLYGKVVTGVIRSTIVVDEQGEVEHAFYNVKATGHVAKIIKDLGI; this is translated from the coding sequence ATGAGCGAGCGACTCCAGCCCGGCGACACCGCCCCGGCCTTCACCCTTCCCGACGCCGACGGCAACGAGATCTCGCTCGCCGACCACAAGGGACGCAAGGTCATCGTCTACTTCTACCCGTCCGCCCTCACCCCCGGATGCACCAAGCAGGCCTGCGACTTCACCGACAACCTGGACCTCCTGGCGGGCGCCGGATACGACGTCATCGGCGTCTCCCCCGACAAGCCGGAGAAGCTCGCCAAGTTCCGCGAGAAGGAGAACCTCAAGGTCACCCTGGTCGCCGACCCCACCAGGGAGACCGTGGAGGCGTACGGCGCCTTCGGCGAGAAGAAGCTCTACGGCAAAGTGGTGACGGGCGTCATCCGGTCCACGATCGTGGTCGACGAACAGGGCGAGGTGGAACACGCCTTCTACAACGTGAAGGCGACCGGCCACGTAGCCAAGATCATCAAGGACCTCGGCATCTGA
- a CDS encoding DUF3618 domain-containing protein, translated as MSDARTPAQIEADIITRREQLAVVLDEIGVRVHPKTIMGDAKAKVAGTVDRTAGRAFVAVNRSVSDVKAKFVSEDGSPRLERVIPAALVVVGVVGLLTLSVRRRK; from the coding sequence GTGTCGGATGCCAGGACCCCTGCGCAGATCGAGGCGGACATCATCACCAGGCGTGAGCAGCTCGCCGTGGTGCTCGATGAGATCGGGGTGCGGGTGCACCCTAAGACGATCATGGGTGACGCGAAGGCCAAGGTGGCCGGGACGGTGGACCGGACGGCCGGGCGTGCGTTCGTCGCGGTGAACCGTTCGGTGTCGGACGTGAAGGCGAAATTCGTTTCGGAGGACGGTTCGCCCCGTCTGGAGCGGGTGATTCCGGCTGCGTTGGTGGTGGTCGGTGTGGTGGGTCTGCTGACCCTGTCGGTGCGTCGGAGGAAGTAG